The Pieris brassicae chromosome 3, ilPieBrab1.1, whole genome shotgun sequence genome contains the following window.
ACTTTGTTCACAATACTACTAAATATCTATACACTATAGTAAACAGGGCTGAATTTTGAGGTCACGGACtgatgaaaaataaatctagTGGAGTTGTTTActcaataattaattgtgaCCAAGATTTGAGTTTGTGTTGTGAAtagtatttaacaaatatatatcaaaatactaatacaattagtaggaatttaaaacatttattctcCGAAGTCTACTGTGAGGGCCCCTCTATTGTGAGGCCCCAGGGTCTGTAGCCCTCCCTTAAATCTGGCTCTGAtggtaaagataaaatattcaatatttattaataaaatggaggaaatatttttattgtctaATTAACACTTTTGATAAGCGTGACTCGAATGTCCAGTAATTAAGTTATCATGAATGTTTCATTGACaagttaaaaactaataaaacttTCCTTAATTCAATACTTACCAATACGACAAAACCCTGTAATCATTATCCAAAAGTTCTTCAAACAAATTCTGTGAACTGCTCAAAAAGTCAGGCACCAATTTGATGTTAACTGTCATATTCATGaagctatattttatatctccTACATGGATTGCCTTTTTTATTTCCGAAGACTTTAAAACTTGTGCAAATTCTCCAAGCGTTGATTGGTCTTGGAGATAATTGTACGCTTGTTTTTGATGCGTTAGAATCAATAAAACTGTTACAATTCTCATCCATTTCTGAAAAAAACATCTTATAAGCATTCAccgaaaatactttttcttaGAAAATTGATTTAATGAAATGTAAAGGAAGGCAGATCAGGCGTTAAGCTTGGTTAATGTTTCAAGCAAAATTTGACGAACAATATTACGTACGCTACCGTCTAACATAGCGATGATTGAATCGCGAACTTTTACTTAcctccgtatgtcaaaaacgtattgcaTTTGACGAGACAAGATTTATACCAAAAGCTAGTTGGACACTCATTCGATACGCTCCTATCTTTAAGATCCCTAAGTCGAaatggttcagaaatactatAGTGACagagctggttccacatagtgcgtggcaaaaactgccttaaaatgtgtaaactttcaattctgccttgacgtccgatgattaAGCTCCGAAGAACTTCCATGAACACTTTTAATGGTAAATGCGTTAGAAGTTCGTTAAATAGgatcaagtggaaggagctgatactatatttttaacctaTTGTAATTGTAAAGACTGATAAATACTATACTTACACTTTTAGCAGCGACATTGTCATTTGCATCGATATCTGCTTGGAAGGCTTTTATATGTGGTTCCATGGTTTTCATCTGTTCTTCGTCCAATGCACCCATGTAATAGAAAAGACGGTTCACGTTTCTCATCATAGATGGGTCAACATATGCATTACCTATGAGGAAGCCCTGAAATATAAATCCTTCATTTCAGTAATGTATCCGGAAGTAAAAACGCctttcaaaacaaattttattaatctatacagagatataaaattaatattcgaATCTTGGTTCTAcaggagaaatttaaaatctgaGGTCTGAGTAATTAAGGCGAGTGGCTTCTCCGgagaatttatgaaaaatttattttaaaacattctgGACATGGACCACTGGCAACATGAGGACTCACAATCGAACGCGAGCTGGTTTCATTTGTTGATTTCGTAGTGAGGTAGGTAGATCAGTTCCTTGTATTTAGTTGTATGGTTTGTTTATCAATGCATAAATAGTAAAACACTCTAGTAAACTTATTAATGATAGGTCCTTAGCAAATGGATAGGAAGAGAAACAGAAAACATCGCGCTTACCACGAAgagcaaaatattttacgtactagtacatattttgtattaaatcagaaaacattaaaaaattcctgtcgttacaaaacaataaaaaaattgatttaccTGTAAATTTACATCTAGCAATCCATCCCTTCTCGCTCTGTGTAGTTCCACACCCAACGCAGGGACATATTTGCCAGCATACGATTCACCAGCTACATACAATGGTGCTGATCGCAATTCGGGAAAAACTTGTAAAAACTGCGTCACAGTGGTCAGTAAATGTTTTGAGTACTGAAAAATAGGCAATGTTTACCTAGAACCTAGCCACTACTGGTTAAAGCTTGCAGTTGAACCCCAACTTTCATCATGGTAAACCAAAAAGTGTGTATACCTACATACTAAGCAAAACGCAAAAGTGCGTACGAATTTCAATGCGTTATAGGGTTCTTTATACATTCAAAACATTCGAGAAAATTACTACGACCTTACTAGACTGATAGACAATAGCTAGAATTTAACTATTATGATTCACTCTAAGGTGACATGCCTGGCTCCTGTaccataaattattgaaaactcCGTTCTGATTATgagaaaactaattaaaaatgacaCTTACCGTCGTCATATTTTCGGCATAGCCATCCTTGTGGTTTGTGAAACTATATCCACATCCAATGggattatcaataaataatattgagtgGTTTCGGGTCCATGTAAACGGGTTACCTAAGAATACCAAATACACAATTGTTTACGTACACTGTAATTTTTACtagtattttttctaatattattattattatattatttttgttttttgggTGCATACTAACTGTTGTGGTCCTTGGCAGAACGAAGGCTACGGTCACGTCTGCTCCggcagcataatgctgagccaagggccagttacaaccacaacacacacttaaaatgtaccttattccttaaaaacaacatttttgtCGTCGtcgaacgtcggacgtcgaggtgatgaggtggaattttgtattctgcctcgacgtccgatgatgaaactcagctgcaggtattaatccgaacaacacCTGTGaccactctccatggtaaatgcggtagaagatgctgAGAGATCCCACATCTCTATGCAACGGCGATTaagccgctcggaaagtgactggtcgGCGACCATGCGGTCCGAATAGGGCTAAGCGGAAGGAGATGGCACTGGGGAGCCAGCTCAGCCAGTCCAGCTCTTATGTccttgtttttgtattttatataataaattagataCACCTCTAAAAACAATGACGGTTGCTAACTGACAAATTATatggaaaatataatatctacgcaacgccaaaagATCGAGCCggtcggagagggattggtcatcgacgattcgaaccgctcttcgttggatacggtcaagtggaaggagctggtactggggagccgccgcccagaggtgagaacagtattccatgtggggccgtatttgcgctttatagagttgcaagcggtggcccggagtgaagtaccgtctcgccttgctaagcacaccaagctttttggaggctaatttagcctttccctccaaatgaccgcgaaactgaacgtcgttcgatatgtcaacgccaagtattccgatgctggctttgagaagagtgttttcgaaaagaggagtagcgacaaagggtgcttttttcgcggaaaacgcgcaaacttgtgtcttcttggggttaaattggactagttttagtctaccccagtccgatactccacgtagtagagtttTGACTTCAGACataagtttgttccggtacttatcgacaactgcccgagaaatacctgcccggccagtgtaaagagtatccccagtgctgtcatCCACATAGGAATGAATGTTGCtcagttgcaacatatcattgatatgcagaagaaacagggcgggaatagaacacagccttgtggaactccagcattcacgggtttaaggtcggaacatgctccgtcgacgacgaccttgatgctccgatcggccagaaaACTGGAGATCCAGTTGCATACTTTTTCGGGAAGCTCATAGGCTtgagcttcgagagcagtgctttgtgccacacccgatcgaaggctttcgctatgtccaaactaaccacaagcgcctcccccttggactcaattgcctctacccatctatgtgtaaggtcgccagccgaacgaccacgacgaaagccatactgataatcgctaatcagctggtggccctctagatacctcaagagctggccattaataatggattatattattttggagaacaaggaggttatagctattgggcgatagttggacggatcagagcgatcgccttttttagggatcggataaatcgaagcggtcttccagcacttcgggacagtgccgagtaCATGTACCGggaaaggcgcgtcaggaccaaAGTCAACTCAGGAGTaaaagtacgcagcacaattggagggatgccatccggcccgctcgacttatgaatgtccaaggaagacaGTGCtttgcgaacagcacgttgccggaatgtgatttccggaaTCGAAaaatcacaccgcgaaatcatCGGTGGTGATCTTCCttggtcatccaaagtcgagttggacataacgagacagcccaagaggtctgccttctccttcgcggtatgggcgagcgagtcatcctctctgtgcagtgGTGGAATGGATAGAtcacaaaaattcccttgtacagctttggcgagagaagGCTCGCTTCCCCGAAGAGaattgggccaatctctcgccaaatctgacGATGTGCTCTAACTTTGCCTTAGTGATTTCCCGTTTgcaggacctggaggctgagttatatgttttttttatgttcgctggtattggcatcacgagatatcgccgctccCGCCTATGCCTTAAAGCTTTCTCGCTTTCAaggcgatgccgccttgcaagaacgcccATATCATATATAAACTACAgactaaaatacatatatgtttaacatataacgtaatgtaattaatatatacatacaggAGCTTATAATTAGTATTGCAGATCTGCAGATCATAcagtaaaaaatgttttactcTAGATTacgattattatatatcaaaaataatacaggAAGAAGTTTTTGTTTGACTGACGAATACATACGTTTAATTGCCCCCAATTTGCTGACTCTTAGGGGTCCCATCTCTTCAAACAGTCCCACAAGACTAGAGACACCAGGTCCACCTTGAAGCCAAATAATTAACGGAGTTTCATTGACTGGTTTTCTTTCCACGGGAAAATACCAGAAAAACGAGTGTGAATCATACTTTTCATCCACAGTAATAAAACCCGAATAACTATTAACGCCTGCAAAAAGTTTTGGGTCAACTTTACTCAGTTTTCTTGCTTCTGCGATTTGTTCCGTTTTTATGTAAGGCGTTAGAATTAGCGCAGTTCCATTATCTAGTATTTTAGCTTCCGGACAATCCAGCATGCCACCTACGTCGTTAGCACTATCGCATGTTGGTTCTATATTAGTGTCCACTGGTGGTTTATAAGTTGGCAAGTCTATCTTAGACGTAATGTTAAGTTCAATTATGGCATTGCTTAGAAGAACTTTAGCGTACGCACTGAAAGTTATAATAAGTTAAGTGTCtttattaagaacatttaatgaaattacatAACATAACGTAGACCATATTTACTTATAGTTAAACCTAATTTCAAATAACTAATAAGTTTGTCTGTAAAACTTTGATCTGATTTTTAATTGGTTTGTAAAAAAACTCGtgtagttttcaaatattaagaCACATGAACAGTATTAGTTCTTTTAACTTACCttgagaaaataaagaaaataattattaatttcatgttTTACTGTATGACACGTGTTCACCCACTACGAAGACATAACTTACTGTGTAGATAATGAATGAATATGTACTGTACCTTGAACTTTTTGATCTTTAGTATCAAATTCAAACTGTTcccataatttataaattctaaataataaattataaaaacattatcgtATATCTAGGAAGGAAAGGGAAAATTCCATTAAATTTCAGCTGAAGGAGCTGACTCAGAAACAATCAAGATTAATTGtccaaaataattttcatggccacaatattcatttttttcaaaaaaccTTTATTTGATGTTGTTGTGTTGATTTTCAACAATAGTACTCGAGCTCCAACGGAGTGAAAGCCttctccaaattcttccacttgtTTCTTACCCTCACTATAACTAACCTACATTCTAATCCTTCCTATCTTCCTAGGTAGGGTGGGTCctcttttttttcttcacaCTGGGACATTCCATGTAAGGCTCTTTTTAACCCATCTGTCATCACAAACACGCGCAATGAGACCAGCTGTTATGTAAGGCTTTGTATTGCACCGTTTTAAGCCTTGTCTTTAAGTTTCAGCCGAAGAATAGAACGTTCCATAGCCTAAACTTTGGCATACTCCaatcttttttattagtgCCTTACGAAAAATCCACGGCATCCTAATAAATTAACGTTAAATTTGTCGAATCCTTAAAACAGCTCCAAATTTggttgtaaatattttcatcactCCGAAGTGGTGTACGTAACAAAAATGTGGTCGCGCATAATCTTTAACccaattcaaattaattaaaacaccatgatttgtaaaatgaatgaaagaaGGTACACATTTCTTGCTTCAACCTAACCGGATCACAATCGCTACTTACAATAAAAAGAAAGGTTTTTTGGGAAAGGTCTTAACGCATATCCCTACGGTATTTACACCAGCAGGGATTATGTGGGACTCTACTTAATAAACCCACTAAAACCTGACGGATGAATTCAGCTCACCAAAGGGCGGAGGCAGGTAACAGCTGAGCCCTATCCATATCCCCGCCAAACGCAAATACTATCATGACTCCTCTCACGCACAAATCTTCAAAATCTTAACTAGGGGAGACGTGCGAAAATACGGCGTCGCTGCCCTGGTCTTCGTTTCCTTACTGGCGGAGCATCTGAATCATTTTCAAGCTGACGCTCCGCATTCTCTTTCTGATTCATGACATGTTTTGAATGAACTGGGTTCAAAAAGAAGACCAGAAAAAGTTTGGAAGCTGGACGAGTCAAGTTTTGGAAATTACCCTGATAAATGAAAAGTTGTTGGCGCCGTGGATTTGCCAGTACAAGAACTATCGCATCTTCTGGCAAAGATAACGTCACGATCTTGTTCACTGCCAGCGCCGTTGGTGATAAATTTCCACCATTAATTATCAATAGAGGAAAAAATACATGGGACCAATGGATGTCGGAACTAGGTTACATGAATACATCTTTGGCTGCTACGCCAAATGGTTGGATAGATTCTGAAGTATTTGAAATGTATGCTCAATACTGTGCTGCCGCATTTAAGCGAGGATCCGCaagcattattaatttttgacgGTCATTCTACTCACATCcaattgaaaattttagaaGCAGCACAAATCGCGGAGTGACGATTATAAAGTTACCATCACATGGAAGCCATTTACTGCAACCAACCGTAAGATTTATCTGTTTTCAAATCATTGAAAAATAGTTGAGACGAACTTGTACAATGGCAATGTAGGTAAAAAGTTGTCGAAACATGAATTTAGTCACATTATTGGAGAAGTGTGGCGTGAACTGAATCCCAATATTATACGGAATGGCTTGGCGGAATGGGAAGAAAAGGAGGCATATCACCCATCTAACAGAAACGCTGCTCCAGAAGAAACATTTGACCCTGAGTcgataaaaagatttaaacaatttaaaacatcCAGAAAAGAAATTCCTCCTTAGAAAGCTCTGAGATTGCAAATAGTACTCCACAAGGCAAACAACAGCCGGGAACCTAAAGAGGATACACAGATCACACTGAATGAAAACAATACAGTATATATTGAAAGTAATGAAACTTCAAAGCCTCAACTAACTCTGTTTGCAGTGACTTCCGAATTGCCTTTGTAAAATCAAGGATTGGgatttaataacttaaacGACACAAACACACCGAGCACTAAGAAGATCAAGATTATTGAAGATCGAATTTTGTCTGCTtcagaaaatatttctttcgAAACTTtactattgtaaaaaaatctagtgcgttttataacaaataagtcAGTGAAGTATTACGTGGGGAATATTATTGCTGTTAGTGAAAATAACGTGTAATTTTTGAGAAAAATAAAGAACAAGTAGGTTTATGTATTCTCACTACCCAGACGCGGAGGATATATCAGAAGTTGAACATTATGATGATATTGCAATTTTTCTTCAGAAGCCTAATATACATTTgacgaaaattttaaaaatcacaatattcagtaatgttttatacataGGACAACGTGATTACCTAATTTACTTAATCTTAAGAAAACAGTGttgatttttatgtattgttaaaGAAGAATGATTTATTGATAACTATCAATATTATAAGTGTTAGTAACATATgtcacatagaaaaaaagccttaaattgaattaactaAAAGATCTTGCTGGTTTTCGTTACACTATATAGTTATGTAATGATCATAACTAATCATAACACTTGTAATTGTAAGGGCAAAATGCAGTCAGActtttattctaataaatggtgtataattttaagttgtgattagaaaaaaaaatggcacCCCTGGAATCTTGGTTGGGGCGAACGCATCTACAAGAAACAAGGAAAATTCGACGCCATAGCCCCGAATATTTTTGCTCAACGTCTTAATTATCCTAAAAATCCTAAACTTTGTGCAGAATTTGGCTTACAAGATAATAAGCTAGATTACTAGTACTTTTATAAAGTATCTCTAATTAAATTGTGAATAGCTCTTccaaacaaataatactacTGAAAGACGCATTCGCCCCACTTGAGGTTTTGACGTCTAAAAATTGAAACTTTTGTAAAAACGTAATTTA
Protein-coding sequences here:
- the LOC123707697 gene encoding venom serine carboxypeptidase-like, which codes for MKLIIIFFIFSSAYAKVLLSNAIIELNITSKIDLPTYKPPVDTNIEPTCDSANDVGGMLDCPEAKILDNGTALILTPYIKTEQIAEARKLSKVDPKLFAGVNSYSGFITVDEKYDSHSFFWYFPVERKPVNETPLIIWLQGGPGVSSLVGLFEEMGPLRVSKLGAIKRNPFTWTRNHSILFIDNPIGCGYSFTNHKDGYAENMTTYSKHLLTTVTQFLQVFPELRSAPLYVAGESYAGKYVPALGVELHRARRDGLLDVNLQGFLIGNAYVDPSMMRNVNRLFYYMGALDEEQMKTMEPHIKAFQADIDANDNVAAKSKWMRIVTVLLILTHQKQAYNYLQDQSTLGEFAQVLKSSEIKKAIHVGDIKYSFMNMTVNIKLVPDFLSSSQNLFEELLDNDYRVLSYCGHLDQLLPCISSAENHRTWQWRGKQQFIESQRHSFIYNKKLAGWIKSGGNLTEAVVRGAGHMVPTDQPGRAQHLVTNWIYNRPIARETTVSEQQYLNSFFKNI